A DNA window from Paraclostridium bifermentans contains the following coding sequences:
- the hydG gene encoding [FeFe] hydrogenase H-cluster radical SAM maturase HydG — protein MFINHEEIYNILEETKNPSNEEIKEVLSRAKKREGLSYKDIAILLQAEDEKDLSEIYSLAGEIKRDIYGKRIVVFAPLYVSDYCVNNCVYCGYRRDNEFCRRRLTMDEVAEEVKILEQMGHKRLALELGEDPVNAPIDYVLECLDTIYKTQNANGEIRRVNVNIAATTVENYKALHEKGIGTYILFQETYHKPTYDNMHPKSLKGDYNYHLTSFDRAMEAGIDDVGAGVLFGLADPRFEVLALMMHNAHLEEKFGVGFHTISVPRLQEATGVTLENYPNLLDDNMFKKIVAILRIAVPFTGLILSTRETAAMRKELLRYGVSQISAGSSTGVGGYKDREEGKESKQFKTNDERSPIEILKELLSDGYIPSYCTACYRKGRTGDRFMQLAKSGSIKYVCEPNALMTLLEFTLDYGDKELYDKAQAIISTEVENIEREDIKERTKESMEKMKKGERDFYL, from the coding sequence AAAAAAAGAGAAGGATTATCATATAAAGATATAGCTATTTTATTACAAGCAGAAGATGAAAAAGATTTATCAGAAATATATTCTTTAGCAGGTGAGATAAAAAGAGATATATATGGGAAAAGAATAGTTGTATTTGCACCTCTTTATGTAAGTGATTACTGTGTAAATAACTGTGTTTACTGTGGATATAGAAGAGACAATGAGTTCTGTAGAAGAAGATTAACTATGGATGAAGTTGCAGAAGAAGTTAAAATTTTAGAACAAATGGGACATAAAAGATTAGCACTTGAATTAGGTGAAGATCCAGTAAATGCTCCTATTGATTATGTTTTGGAATGTCTAGATACTATATATAAAACTCAAAATGCAAATGGGGAAATAAGAAGAGTTAATGTAAATATAGCAGCTACAACTGTAGAAAATTATAAAGCATTACATGAAAAAGGGATAGGAACATATATATTATTCCAAGAAACATATCATAAGCCGACTTATGATAATATGCACCCGAAATCATTAAAGGGGGATTATAACTATCATTTAACTTCATTTGATAGAGCTATGGAAGCTGGAATTGATGATGTAGGAGCAGGGGTACTATTTGGACTAGCAGACCCAAGATTTGAAGTCTTAGCACTTATGATGCATAATGCTCACTTAGAAGAAAAATTTGGGGTTGGATTCCACACAATATCAGTCCCAAGACTTCAAGAAGCAACAGGGGTTACTCTTGAAAACTATCCAAACTTATTAGATGATAATATGTTTAAAAAGATTGTTGCAATACTTAGAATAGCAGTACCATTTACAGGCCTTATATTATCAACTAGAGAAACTGCAGCTATGAGAAAAGAGTTATTACGTTATGGAGTTAGTCAAATTTCAGCAGGATCATCAACTGGAGTTGGAGGATATAAGGATAGAGAAGAAGGAAAAGAGAGTAAACAATTTAAAACAAACGATGAGAGAAGTCCAATAGAAATATTAAAAGAACTTTTAAGTGATGGATACATACCAAGCTACTGTACTGCTTGTTATAGAAAGGGAAGAACTGGAGATAGATTTATGCAACTTGCTAAATCAGGAAGCATTAAATATGTCTGTGAGCCTAATGCATTAATGACATTGCTTGAATTTACATTAGATTATGGAGACAAAGAGTTATATGATAAAGCGCAAGCAATTATAAGCACGGAAGTAGAAAATATTGAAAGAGAAGATATAAAAGAAAGAACTAAAGAGAGTATGGAAAAAATGAAAAAAGGAGAAAGAGATTTCTACTTATAG
- the hydF gene encoding [FeFe] hydrogenase H-cluster maturation GTPase HydF, producing the protein MNITPNANRKHIGIYGNTNSGKSSLMNKILGQEVSLVSSVEGTTTDPVQKAMELIPFGPILLIDTAGLEDKSELGSVRIKKSYEYLKRLDFAIYVVDGKHIDFDTYKVWKKEANKYNVKHIVAVNKIDLLTEEEISSIKKLFNDVIFTSVKDNKGIETLKEELIKNLEQEEEDKPIVGDLLPYGSKVVLVVPIDSEAPKGRIILPQVQVIRDCLDHGIKTYVVRDTELNEAINELHDIDLVITDSQAFKEVESIIPKEMNLTSFSILFARQKGELSEFLEGTKKLNTLKPNDKVLICESCTHNVSHEDIGRVKIPRMLKKIAGGDINIEYKVGYDFDESIEEYDLIIHCGACMVNRKSVINKINTCKEKNIPITNYGMVIAYFTGILDRSVSIFK; encoded by the coding sequence ATGAACATTACTCCAAATGCAAATAGAAAACATATAGGAATATATGGAAACACTAATAGTGGAAAATCTTCACTTATGAATAAAATTTTAGGGCAAGAGGTATCATTAGTATCTAGCGTAGAAGGAACAACTACTGATCCAGTTCAAAAAGCTATGGAACTAATACCATTTGGACCTATACTTTTGATAGATACAGCAGGACTTGAAGATAAAAGTGAACTTGGATCAGTTAGAATTAAAAAAAGCTATGAATATTTAAAAAGATTAGATTTTGCTATATATGTAGTAGATGGAAAGCATATAGATTTTGACACTTATAAAGTTTGGAAAAAAGAAGCTAATAAATATAATGTAAAACATATAGTTGCTGTAAATAAAATAGATTTATTAACTGAAGAAGAAATAAGCAGTATTAAAAAATTGTTCAATGATGTTATTTTTACTTCTGTAAAAGATAATAAAGGAATAGAAACTTTAAAAGAAGAACTTATAAAAAACTTAGAACAAGAAGAAGAGGATAAACCTATAGTTGGAGACTTACTTCCATATGGATCTAAAGTTGTTTTAGTAGTACCTATAGATTCTGAAGCTCCAAAGGGAAGGATAATTCTTCCTCAAGTTCAAGTTATAAGGGATTGTTTAGATCATGGTATAAAAACTTATGTAGTAAGAGATACAGAACTAAATGAGGCTATTAATGAATTACATGATATAGATCTTGTTATAACAGATTCTCAAGCTTTTAAAGAAGTTGAATCCATAATTCCTAAAGAAATGAACTTAACTAGCTTTTCGATATTATTTGCAAGACAAAAAGGTGAGTTGAGTGAGTTTTTAGAAGGAACAAAAAAACTAAACACTTTAAAGCCAAACGATAAAGTTCTTATATGTGAAAGCTGTACACATAATGTATCTCATGAAGATATAGGAAGAGTAAAAATACCTAGAATGCTTAAAAAAATAGCTGGCGGAGATATTAATATAGAATATAAAGTTGGATATGATTTTGATGAAAGTATAGAAGAGTATGACCTAATAATTCATTGTGGAGCATGTATGGTAAATAGGAAGAGTGTAATAAATAAAATAAATACTTGTAAAGAAAAAAATATACCTATAACTAATTATGGTATGGTTATAGCTTATTTTACCGGGATATTAGATAGATCTGTAAGTATATTTAAATAA
- a CDS encoding staygreen family protein, protein MVDFNYANVNVIIREPYTSTEPVRFRRYTVEHNDNSKVIDVIIGPEFEDLDLSTVSTDIIYGQWFWFVQDVYQLNLFAFIGDYDFSTSKERYDQFLAKMPLTISSIVNGDIEFLNNRPILKNTPIFVRFISTYPDFNKITSYGVIRQYIQD, encoded by the coding sequence ATGGTTGATTTTAATTATGCAAATGTTAATGTTATAATCAGAGAACCTTATACAAGTACTGAACCAGTTCGCTTTAGAAGATACACAGTAGAACACAACGATAATTCTAAAGTAATTGATGTAATTATAGGACCTGAATTTGAAGATCTTGACCTTAGTACAGTAAGTACTGATATAATCTATGGTCAATGGTTTTGGTTCGTTCAGGATGTATATCAACTGAACTTATTTGCCTTTATTGGTGATTATGATTTTTCAACTTCTAAAGAAAGATATGACCAGTTTTTAGCTAAAATGCCTCTAACAATAAGTTCAATTGTTAATGGAGATATTGAATTTTTAAATAATAGACCTATACTTAAAAATACACCTATTTTTGTAAGATTTATATCCACATATCCAGATTTTAATAAAATAACTTCTTATGGTGTAATTAGACAGTATATACAAGATTAA